The nucleotide sequence GTTGCGTTCGCGGGCAGTATTAGCCTTGTCGTTTGTTGGAGTTACGAGGTATTCCGGGTGCCGGTCGGCTAGTTTCTGCGACCTGCGCTAAACTCCAAAAGAGCGCATTCGTATGCAGACTTTGCAATCCAATTCGTTGCTCGGGCTTACGGTTCAGGAACTTACGGCGCTGGTCCTGGATTCGGGCCAGCCCGCCTATCGTGGCCAACAGCTATTTGATGCGGTGTATCGCCAGAGGATTGAGACCTTGGAACAGATTTCAACCTTGCCCCTGGACTACCGCGAGAGCCTTGGCGCGCAAGGCTGGCTGGTAGGGCTGCCGGCGATTTCGCAGAAATTTGTTTCGAGTGACGGAACGGTGCGCTACTTGATGGCCTTGTCGGACGGAGAAACGGTGGAGACCGTCTGGATGCCGGAGGGTGACGATGGCGAGATTGGCGACGGCAGTGAAGCGGGCGATGAGGGAGAAGCTCCGTCGGGCGCAGGGAACTCGTGGCGGCGAGCGACGATCTGCGTGTCGAGCCAGATGGGTTGTGCGGTCAATTGCCGGTTTTGTTTTACCGCGCTGCTGGGAGTGAAACGGAATCTTACGGCCGGAGAAATTGTCGGGCAGATTGCTGCCGTATTGCGAGATCAGGGAGTGCAGCCGCCGATGCAGCGCGTGAATATCGTGTTCATGGGGATGGGTGAGCCATTTCTAAATTACGACAATTTCATGAAGGCGGTTGGGCTGCTGGTTGAGGGCGTCGGGATTCCGGAAGGACGTATGACGGTTTCGACCGCAGGCATTGTTCCCCGTATTCATGATTTCGGACGGGAGGCGGTTCGTCCAAAGCTGGCGATTTCGTTGAACGCTTCGAATGACGCACTGCGCAGTGAAGTGATGCCTCTGAACCGGAAATGGAATCTGCGGGAGTTGATCGACGCTGCGCGAGCGTTTCCACTGCGACCGCGGGAACGTCTGACGTTTGAGTATGTTCTGTTGGACGGCGTCAACGACGCGCCGGAGAATGCTCGTGAACTGACGGAACTGGTGCGCGGACTTCGCGCAAAGATCAATCTGATTGCGCTTAACTCCGGAGTTGAATTGTCGTATCGGACGCCCAGCCAACAACGGGTTGAGGAGTTCCAGCGAATCGTGATGGCGGCGGGCATTCCTGCATTCGTGCGCAGGCCCCGGGGACGCGATATTTTTGCAGCTTGCGGACAACTGAAGAGAACGGAAATAAAGTTAGAGGTGAGAGGTTAGATTGCAGAGGTGAAATGCAATACCTCGACGAATGGTTCGCACCTCTGCAATCTGACCTCTCACCTCTGACCTGATTACGATCCGGCGACGGCGCGTTGGGGTGCATTTGCGGCGTGGTTTTGTCCAGCCGGTCTTGCAGCGACGGGGAGTTCGACACGGAACGCTTTGTATCCTTCGGGCGCTGGTTGTACAAGGATGTGTCCGCCGTGTTCTGCCACAATTCGCGAACAGGCGCCGAGTGAGAGTGTCGGGCGCGTCACGCCTCTTTCCAGATTCTCCAAAGGCTCGTAAGGGATCGCGGCTGCAGACGCGTCCGCAGTGAACGTGATGCTGACCCACGGGCCATCCTCCTGAGTCTGGATGCGAAGACTGGAAGAAGGCTCTGCCTGTGCCCGGACGCCGATTTGTCCCGCAAGGTGCAGGAATACGTGCAGGAGCTGGTTCGAGTCAGCCAACACGGGCGGGAGAGCTTCTCCCAAGTCGGCATTGAAATCCTTTGGCTCCAGCTCAATTTGTGGCGCCAGTAGCCGAATCGCCGTTTGCAGGATCGAATTCACGTCGACCGCAGCCAGCTTGGCAGGAGCCTGCCGAACGAATGTCAGCAGGCTTGCCACCAGCGTTCGCGTACGGCGAACTTGCGCCGCAACGCGATCGGCCACGCCTTTTTCCAAAGCCGGCAACTCGGACGCGCTCAAGAGGTCGGAGTATCCCAACATCGCAGTAAGCGGGTTGTTGATTTCGTGAGCGGCGCCGCCGACCAATTGCCCAAGGGAAGCAAGTTTCTCCGACTGGATCAGTTGATTCTGCAATGCCTTTAGATTTTCGAACGACTCGCGTGATTGTTCCAGGAGATGAGTGAGTTCCTTGCCCAACAGATTCTGCCGCAGGAAAAGGAGCGTCCCCATCACGATCATGGCAAGCAGGCTCAAGATGCTGCGGAAGTTCTTGACCGATACCGGAGTGACGCTTTCGAGCTGTGCATACAGGGCAAAAAAGGGAAGACTAAAAAGCGCGAGCATGCCGAGTCGAGTGATCCACACCCCCATCATGGTTTGGAATTTCTTCGATTCCGCTAGCTTGAAGCGAGGCGCAAACTTTCCAATCACCGCGAGCCATGCGATCGAACTGGTCCACGGGATGTCGTAGATGCTGCCGCTGTAATACGTCTGATGGGCAATCGCGTAGTTGGCGACATAGGAACTGAATGCGTAGAGCGCAGTCGCGCCCAGCAGTTGCGCGTAGAGCAACCGCCAGCCTCCCTGCGCATGATAGGTCGCCATGAGAAGCGCGGACATCAGGACCAGCACCTCCACGAGGTAGGTTGCGCTGAAGTTGTTGCTGTAGGCGGTCTCGTCGATATGTACGGTCTGCCACGGGATCACGGAATACACATAAAGGAAAACCCACCAGATCAGTAGCAGGGCAAAATCCAGGGTCCGTATGCGGGCGTCGCGTTCATCCTCCTCAAGATGAGGGAGCAACGCGAGTCCCGCCATCATGGGGACCAGGTGCAGGAAGAGAACCACGTCGCCGCCGAACGGGTTGGGGACTTCCTGATGCCGGAAGACCTCGAAGTAGTTCCACATGCACTGGTAAGCAAGCCAGAAGAGCATCCCGCTGAACATCAGGATCCAGAAGGCTCGGGTTCGGCGGCTGGAAGTGTGGCTGGCAAACGTGTTCGGCAGAAAAGCGCCCGTGGCCAGCAGCAGCAGAGCGCCTTGAATCCAGTCGCTGGCCAGGGTGAGCCCAACGCCGCGAGGAATGAGGAGCGAAGCCGCCGCTTGGGCGAGGACGAGCGACGTCAGCAGGAGGATCCAAAATTTGTCGCGCGCCCGCAAGCAGAGTACTCCGGCCTCCATTCTAGAACTCAATCGGAGAGAACAGGGATTACTAGGGTAATGCGGACCTCAGCGGTGCGAGGTCAGATTCCAGGGGGAAGTCCGAAAACGATCGGGCAGGGTGGAGTTCCTTGGAGATTGATCTTAGAATTAGGCACGCCGAAATTGTCAGCGGCAAAGAGGGTTCAGGTGGGCTTTTCGATTCCCAGATATCGAGATTTGTGGCGCTTCCGCGCCCCACTCACTTCGGGTGAGATCCGGCGTACCGAACGGTGGCTCGCTACGGCACGCGTCGCCCTGACAATCGCCACCCTGATCACACTCTGGATGGAACCGGCTCGAGGGGTGGTCTATTCACTCTGGTTGTACTGGTTGCTGATCGTTTACCTCGTGCACGCGGTGGTAGTGATGTTGCTGGTGCGCTTCCGCAACCGGTCCACGCGCGCATTTCGACTGGTTGTCCACGGCGCTGACATCCTTTGGCCGGTTCTGATTTCATTGTTTACGACCTCGGAAAGGGGTCCGTTCTTTCTGTTCTTTGTGTTCGTGATGGCCGCCGCTGCCTATCGCTGGGGCCTGTGGGAGACGGTCGGCACATCCGTGATTGCCGTTGTCCTTTTGTGGCTTGAAGGATGGGCGGTCAACGCCGGCCTGGAACAGGCGGCTGATGCCTGGTTGCGGGTCGCGCATTTGCCGCGGCTGGCCCTCGGAGTAAAGCACATTGATCCGCAACAGCTTTTCATGTCGTCGGTCTACCTGATGGTGCTCGGGTTGTTGCTTGGGTACATGTCGGAAAACGAGAAGAAGCTGCGTGCCGAGCGCGTGGTGATTACACGCGTTCTCAGTTCCGCTCGCGTGGAAGCCGGACTGACGAACACGATGCAGGAGATTCTGGGGGAAGTATTGAGCCTGTATGCGGCACGCAGGGTCTTGAGCGCCTCGCAGGAATCCAACAGTTATCGCGTGTTCCTGGCGGACGTGCATCGTACTTCAGAAGGTACACCGATGCTGCGCTGGCACGACGCGTTACCACATACTGAAGCAGCATATTTGTTCGATTCGGCAGCCGATGGGATCTATGCGCGGCGTAACGGGAAAAGCTTCGACGCAGTGCTGCTGGATGCGGGTGGGCAGCGTCTGCGCGACGTGGATACGGCTTTCCTGGAAGGCCTGATGCGCACGGAAACATTCCAGTCGGTGGCCTCTGTGGCATTCGGATTCGGGAAGGAGTGGTCGGGGCGAGTATTCATTTTCGATCCCCAGCGGATCGGGGACCCCGAGGAAGAGCTCCGCTTCCTGCAGGAATTCTCACACCAGGTTGGTCCGGCAATCTACAACGTTTACCTGATGCGGCGCTTACGGGAACGAGCCGGAGCGGTGGAGCGGGCGAAGTTCGCGCGCGAATTGCATGATGGAGCGATTCAGTCGTTGATCGCGGTCGAAATGCAACTCGATGTGGTGCGGCGCCAGTCCGGACATGCGCCCGTAGTGATGAGCGAACTTTCGCGTATCCAAAAGCTGCTCCGCGAAGAAGTTCTCAAACTGCGCGAACTGATGCAGACCATGAAGTCGTTCGAGGTGGATGCGGAGCGGCTCCCGGGTTTTGTGGCGGATACGGTGGAGCGCTTCCGCCGCGAAACGGGAATCTCGGCAGAGTTTGTGAGCGAGGTCGGGACGGTGGACTTGCCGCAGAAAGTTTGTCGCGAACTCGCCCGGATTGTGCAGGAGAGCCTGGTCAATGTCCGCAAGCATAGCGGCGCTAGGAACGTCCTGGTGCGGCTGGCCAATCGTGCGGGCAACCTGCAACTTACCGTAGAGGACGATGGACGCGGTTTTTCATTCTCCGGCAGACAGTCCGAGGCCGAGTTGGCGGTGACCGGGAAGGGGCCGGCGGTGATTCGTGAACGAGTGCGCTTGCTTGCAGGCGAACTCACGATAGAATCGAATCCGGGACATGGTGCACGGGTAGAAGTTAGAATTCCGACGAGCGCGAAAAACTAATCATGGACAGACAAGGCCGTTCCATCCGTATCGTGATCGCCGACGATCATCCAATTTTCCGTGACGGTCTGCGCCGCCTGCTGGAGACTGAGTCGGACATGAAAGTGGTCGGCGAAGGCTCCGACGGCCGCGAAGCGGTGAAACTCGCAACCGAGATCAAGCCGGACATTCTGCTCCTCGATCTGGCCATGCCGCACCACACCGGTCTGGATGCGCTGCGTGATCTGAGTACGAATACCGGGGCGGGTGCGGTCCGGATCATCCTGTTGACCGCGGCGGCCGAAAAAAAACAGATTGTCGAGGCTTTACAGCTGGGCGCACGCGGCGTGGTGTTGAAGGACTCCGCTACTCAGTTGCTCTTGAAGGCCATCCACGCTGTGATGTCGGGAGAATATTGGGTTGGGCGCGACAGCGTCTCAAACCTGGTGCAATACCTTCGCAACCTGATGCAGAGTTCCAGCGAGGAATCCAAGCAAAAGAAATTTGGCCTGACGCCACGCGAGTTAGAAATCGTCTCGGCCGTGGTCGCGGGATACGCGAACAAGGAAATCGCGGAATATTTCAAAATTAGCGAAGATACGGTCAAACACCATCTCAGTAACATCTTCGATAAACTAGGGGTATCGACCCGTCTGGAACTCGCGTTGTTTGCCGTGAACCAGGGCCTTCCGCTGAAAACCATCGTCTAATCAAGCACTTAAGAGAACCTTCGTTCGGAAGGTAACCGATGACTGGCACCATAGTGCTACACAGTGTCACTACTGTGCTATTGGGTAGTTGGCTTCCCCTTCGATAGGCTTACAAGAGTCGACACCGGAACTATGTGTATTTGGGGATCGAGTGTCTCCGAGTGTCACTCAAACTGGGGGTCAAAGTGATCGCAACCTTACGTCAGCTTTGGAATGACAATCAGGGACAGGACGTCGCGGAATACGCCGTGATGCTGGCCGTGATTCTTGTCATCGTGATTGGAACGGTTCGCCTGATCGGTGGGAACGCGAATAACGTATTCTCGCAAGTCTCGAGCTCAATGTCGCAATAGCGGCGCTCAACGTCCCCTTCCGCTTCCGTGTGAACGCGCGTCCCCCCTTGAACCGGCTCCCCGCCATTTTTCTGGTCATTCTCCCACGATAGGGATAGTGTCGCCTGTCCCGTTGGCGCAATTTTCCATCACAAACAGATGGGTTCAGAGTGAAGGTAGAGACGCGGCTTCCTTGCGTCTCTACCCATCTTTGGATGGTTCTCTATTGGGCCGAAGGTGCAGCAGTAGGCGAAGCTGTCTTGTCAGGTTCGGGAGTCTTCTCGGGAGCGGGAGTCGTCGCAGGGCCCGAAGTAGGAGCCGCATTGGCTGGCGCCGTTGCCGGAGCAGACGCCGGAGTAGCAGGGGCTGAAACCGGATCCGAAGCCGCCGGTGCTGCGCTGGGTGCTGACGCCGGAGCAGTTGCGGGCACTGTCACGGGCGCTGCAGCAGGTGTCGAAACGGGCGGCGTGCTTCCCAATCTTGCAAGGAACGGGAAAAATGGCGTGACTTCAAACGGCATTTTCTCCGCTGGCGAGTTCAGAGCCACGGGTTTCGTCTTGATCAATTCCAGTCGATCGGTCCACGGGTCAACTTTGACGCGGCCACCGAGTGGCAGGGCTGCGATTTGATCCGTCTTCTTGGGATCAAAATTCGGAGACGCTGTCATCAACGGAGACATACGGATCGCGTCGCCATTCAAAAGGCTATCGCCCAGGTGCGGACGGATCAGGCTCTTCAATTGCGGAGCACGGGCCTGCACTGCTTTCAGGAATAGTCCCGGCGTCGCCATCTTGTCTTTGTAGGGAGAGTTGTTGATCAACTCGAGGGCCTTCTTGTCGGCGGCTTCTTCTTCACTCTTGATGCGGCCGAAATCCATGCGCTCGAAGGTGCGCTCATCCGGAAAGAACATTCGATCGTTGAAAGCGAGCTTGGTGTCGAGCTTATGTCCGAGCACGATATGCGCGAGTTCGTGGGTCAGAACCATCGCCAGGGACGCTTCATCGGGCAGAACGTCGACCATGCCGCGGCTCATTACGATGGTGTGCCCAATCGTGAACGACTCCAAGGGAGTGGTCAGCAGGACGCGGCAGTGGATCTCCGGCTGAATGTCGAGATTGTTGGTGATCATCACGTTGTTGACCACCGTCTGCAGCACTTTGTCGATTTCACCTTCGGGAGCAAGTAATCCAATTTGCTGCAGGCGATCGACGACGTTGATTTCAGCCTGGCGCTCCCAGGCGCGTTGCGCTTCGATCGGCGTTGCGTCCTGCGACTTCTGGCTCTGGTCCTGAACAGGATTCGGAGCGTCGACCGTGATGTCGGTGAACTCCGAGCTGCGCTTGAAGTCCTTCAGGTTGTAGCCCCAGAGGCGAGTCTGTGCCTTGTAGTGAATGGTCTGGCCGATGCGGTACTTGAGGTCGGATTCTTCGGAGTAGACGAACGAAGGCAGCCACACGCCCGGCCGCATGTTCATCCGCCAGCTGTCGAAGTGCAAGTAGTAGCTGGAACGCGGATGCGGATAGTACGTGCCGTTGAAGCGGACGATGTTGTAGTCCTGCTCTTCGACCCAGATGCGGCCGAGGAATCGGCCTTTGCCGGCATCCTTTTTGGGCGCAACGTCGAGAACGATGCAACGAATCTCACCGAGAAACTCGCGGCGTACGAAGGTGAAGTCGTAGAACTTGCGCTGAAAATCATCGTCCAGGACAACCATCTGCGCGAAACCCAGCGGCAGGAATTTCATGGTGTAGACGTTGCTCAGTTTGCTGAGCATGCGCTTGCCGAGTCCGCCGGTGGTCGGCGAGGTAAAGGTGCGATCATCGGCGCCATTGGTCATATCCAGGCGGCCGAGGAAATAGAGGTCGCTCGCGGGCACGACCGTGCCTGAATCCTTGTCGTCCTTGAGATTCTGGAGATAGGTCTCGACCAGGGGATGCAGGTTCTTCATCTGGGCCATGAAGAAATGTTCGCGTTCCACGGCTCGATCGATAACCTGGTCAAAACTGGCGGCAGCGGCGGCAGCTTGCTGCGTGGCCGCATCGCGGGTGGTGGAGAGTTGTGGTTCAGTCGCCGATGGTGTTTGAGCAAGCAGGGTTGCGGCGAACACACAGACGAGGGAGAGTACCGCAAAAAAGGGTCGCAACATATTCAATTGTTTATTTTACCTAGTATTTCTATCTAGGATGCAAGCTGGAACACGATATGGAGGACAGCCTGAAAATCGGAAGGTTGTCCATCCTTCAGAGCCGGCTTGAACTGGATCTTTTGCGCGGCTTGAATGGCCGATTCATCCAGTCCATGACCTAGACCTTGTACGACTCGCTGGACGTGAATCTGACCGGTCGCAGTAAACACTACTTCCAGCAGAACCTCACCTTCAACTTTGAGCCGTTTTCCTTCTTCAGTGTAAACCGGACGAGGCTTGAATGTGATCTCTGCAGGAATCGTTTTCGCCATTGCCTCGGGAGTTTTTGTTCTTGCCGCCGCGGGCGAGACAACGTCGGTATCGCCAAATCCACCTTGCCGGACTGTCCCGCGAGTAGCGGACACGCGTCCTGAGTTGTCGCCGGTGGCGACGCCGTTGCCAAAGCCGGCACTGGCGACCACGCCGCGCACGCCTTTGGATCCACCCGTTCCATTGCCTTGGCCGGGACCTGCAGGCATGTCAAACGAACCAAGCCGGGCGATCGTCACAGCATGGCCGGGATTGTCGCGGGCAGGAACTCCGTTGGGATCGCCGAGTCCACCGGTCTGCACTTTGGCAGGTGCGGCGGCCAGGGTCGGAGTCGCCGAACTTCCGGTCGAGAATACATTCGTCCGGACCAGTTGTTTCGGGATTGCAGGCTTGATATCCGGAATGGGATCAATTTTGGCAGCCAATTCCACTTTTGGAGCTTGCACTTCAGGGACGACTTTCTTCGGAATCTGCAATTCTTTGGGCACACGCAGTGCTTCCGGCCGTGGCACCACCACTTCAGCAACCTTCGGAGTTGGGAAAGTCCGCATGGGTGCCGGCTTTTGCGGGACCGGTGGCGGAGTATTCACCAGGCTGACGAAGTGATAGTCGCGCGCAGGTATCTCCAGCAGGTCAGGATTCATGACCGCCGCTACCAAAGCAAATATGACCAGCACTGATTGCACGCCGTAGCTGAAAACAAATTTCTGCCAGCGGGCGCGAGGATCAGGGAGAATACCAAGGGTCAATTCCAAAGGCTGGGAATTCATAATTCATTACCTCAACGGCTACGAAAAATCAGCCGTACGTCAAAGGGTCATCTAATCTGACGGATACGGCCGCCAGATGCCTTTCCGGACAATTTCCACCTAACTCGGAGACGGGTCGCGAGAAGCAACTACGACATCTGAATGTGCACGCCGAAGGCCACTTCCGACCGCTGCTCCTAGGGGTAAGATGCTGGTAAGCAGCGACTTATCTTGGGTATTCGCTATCGTAGCAGACCGGAAGGGCATGCTTGCAAAGTTTTTCCTACCTCGCGAGGGAAATTTTGGGGAGGAATTTGGAAGAAATTGCCGGACCCCTCCGCCTGTAGAGACGAGGCTTGCCTCGTCTCCCTCGCCCTCAATAATGGCGTTGCCCAGCGGAGACGCGGCAAGCTGCGTCTCTACGGCGCGTCTCTTGATAACGCGTTTGTCTCCGCGCCTTCAGTGGAAGGCTGCGCCGAGGGTATCGACCAATAGCCGGATCGCGGTTTGGGCGGTGCGACCGCTGGTATCGCGGAGCGGATTCACTTCCATGATATCCATGCCGATCAATTTGCCTTTGGCGGGAATGCCGGTGAGCAAATCGTCGATTTCCGCGAAGCTGAGGCCGCCCGGCTCGAGCGTGCCGGTTCCGGGAGCGAGCGTCGGGTCCATGGAGTCCACGTCAAATGAGATATAGATATTTTCGCTGGGCGGAATCTGCGCAAGCACCCAGGCGACGCCGCGACGGTGGAGTTCTTCGGCGGTGATGATCTGCGTGTGAATCTTGCGCGCGTTGCCGACCGCTTCCTGATCGTTTGCCAGACCGCGCATGCCGATTTGTACAATTCTTTTGACGTTCGGTAATTGCGCGGCGCGCAACACCCACGAAGCGTGATCAAGGTTGCCGGGTGCACCGCTCCAGGTATCGAGATGCGCGTCGATGTGGATGAGCGTGATCGGTTCGTCATGGGCGCGGAGCGACGGAAACGTAATGCTGTGATCGCCTCCGATGAGGATGGGAAACGCTTTGTGGGCGAGAATCTTTTTCACCGCTGCCGTGACTTTGTCGTTGGTCTGGGCCGGGACGGTTGGCCAGATCTCAATGTCTCCGACGTCGGCCCAGCGCTTGCCTTTGAGCACCGTGCGGTCGCCATCGATGTAGTAAAAGCCCTCGGTCAGATCGTGGTTATATTCCTGCGAAGACTCGCGCATCTCGCGTGGTCCGTAGCGTTCGCCGGGCTGTCCCCATGTGCCCTCATCGAAGGGAACGCCGAGCACGGCAAAATCAGCATCGAGTTTGTCGAGATTGGTGACGTAGGGCGCGCCGAGAAAAGTGCGGACGCCGACGAAGGTAGGGACCGCTTGGGCGGCGAGCAGGGAAGTGATGAACAGCAGGACGAAAGCAATCAGAAAAGCTTGACGGGTCATGGCGGGCAGAATCGTAGCACGGGTGGCAGGAAAGAGAGCCCGCAAAGATCAAATCAGATTTCTGTCATCCCGAGCGAAGCGAGATATCTGCTGTGTTCTGTGCCGCTGCAGGAACTGCAGATCCCTCGCTTCGCTCGGGATGACAGTTTCTTTCGGCGAGAGGAGGGGCTACTCGACTTCTTCCTCTTCTT is from Acidobacteriota bacterium and encodes:
- a CDS encoding arginase family protein, which encodes MTRQAFLIAFVLLFITSLLAAQAVPTFVGVRTFLGAPYVTNLDKLDADFAVLGVPFDEGTWGQPGERYGPREMRESSQEYNHDLTEGFYYIDGDRTVLKGKRWADVGDIEIWPTVPAQTNDKVTAAVKKILAHKAFPILIGGDHSITFPSLRAHDEPITLIHIDAHLDTWSGAPGNLDHASWVLRAAQLPNVKRIVQIGMRGLANDQEAVGNARKIHTQIITAEELHRRGVAWVLAQIPPSENIYISFDVDSMDPTLAPGTGTLEPGGLSFAEIDDLLTGIPAKGKLIGMDIMEVNPLRDTSGRTAQTAIRLLVDTLGAAFH
- a CDS encoding M48 family metalloprotease, which translates into the protein MLRPFFAVLSLVCVFAATLLAQTPSATEPQLSTTRDAATQQAAAAAASFDQVIDRAVEREHFFMAQMKNLHPLVETYLQNLKDDKDSGTVVPASDLYFLGRLDMTNGADDRTFTSPTTGGLGKRMLSKLSNVYTMKFLPLGFAQMVVLDDDFQRKFYDFTFVRREFLGEIRCIVLDVAPKKDAGKGRFLGRIWVEEQDYNIVRFNGTYYPHPRSSYYLHFDSWRMNMRPGVWLPSFVYSEESDLKYRIGQTIHYKAQTRLWGYNLKDFKRSSEFTDITVDAPNPVQDQSQKSQDATPIEAQRAWERQAEINVVDRLQQIGLLAPEGEIDKVLQTVVNNVMITNNLDIQPEIHCRVLLTTPLESFTIGHTIVMSRGMVDVLPDEASLAMVLTHELAHIVLGHKLDTKLAFNDRMFFPDERTFERMDFGRIKSEEEAADKKALELINNSPYKDKMATPGLFLKAVQARAPQLKSLIRPHLGDSLLNGDAIRMSPLMTASPNFDPKKTDQIAALPLGGRVKVDPWTDRLELIKTKPVALNSPAEKMPFEVTPFFPFLARLGSTPPVSTPAAAPVTVPATAPASAPSAAPAASDPVSAPATPASAPATAPANAAPTSGPATTPAPEKTPEPDKTASPTAAPSAQ
- a CDS encoding response regulator transcription factor; its protein translation is MDRQGRSIRIVIADDHPIFRDGLRRLLETESDMKVVGEGSDGREAVKLATEIKPDILLLDLAMPHHTGLDALRDLSTNTGAGAVRIILLTAAAEKKQIVEALQLGARGVVLKDSATQLLLKAIHAVMSGEYWVGRDSVSNLVQYLRNLMQSSSEESKQKKFGLTPRELEIVSAVVAGYANKEIAEYFKISEDTVKHHLSNIFDKLGVSTRLELALFAVNQGLPLKTIV
- the rlmN gene encoding 23S rRNA (adenine(2503)-C(2))-methyltransferase RlmN, with translation MQTLQSNSLLGLTVQELTALVLDSGQPAYRGQQLFDAVYRQRIETLEQISTLPLDYRESLGAQGWLVGLPAISQKFVSSDGTVRYLMALSDGETVETVWMPEGDDGEIGDGSEAGDEGEAPSGAGNSWRRATICVSSQMGCAVNCRFCFTALLGVKRNLTAGEIVGQIAAVLRDQGVQPPMQRVNIVFMGMGEPFLNYDNFMKAVGLLVEGVGIPEGRMTVSTAGIVPRIHDFGREAVRPKLAISLNASNDALRSEVMPLNRKWNLRELIDAARAFPLRPRERLTFEYVLLDGVNDAPENARELTELVRGLRAKINLIALNSGVELSYRTPSQQRVEEFQRIVMAAGIPAFVRRPRGRDIFAACGQLKRTEIKLEVRG
- a CDS encoding energy transducer TonB; its protein translation is MNSQPLELTLGILPDPRARWQKFVFSYGVQSVLVIFALVAAVMNPDLLEIPARDYHFVSLVNTPPPVPQKPAPMRTFPTPKVAEVVVPRPEALRVPKELQIPKKVVPEVQAPKVELAAKIDPIPDIKPAIPKQLVRTNVFSTGSSATPTLAAAPAKVQTGGLGDPNGVPARDNPGHAVTIARLGSFDMPAGPGQGNGTGGSKGVRGVVASAGFGNGVATGDNSGRVSATRGTVRQGGFGDTDVVSPAAARTKTPEAMAKTIPAEITFKPRPVYTEEGKRLKVEGEVLLEVVFTATGQIHVQRVVQGLGHGLDESAIQAAQKIQFKPALKDGQPSDFQAVLHIVFQLAS
- a CDS encoding Flp family type IVb pilin, which gives rise to MSLKLGVKVIATLRQLWNDNQGQDVAEYAVMLAVILVIVIGTVRLIGGNANNVFSQVSSSMSQ